One segment of Thermosynechococcus sp. HN-54 DNA contains the following:
- a CDS encoding Photosystem I reaction center subunit III: MRRLLALLLVLTLWLGFTPLASADVAGLVPCKDSPAFQKRAAAAVNTTADPASGQKRFERYSQALCGQDGLPHLVVDGRLSRAGDFLIPSVLFLYIAGWIGWVGRAYLIAVRNSGEANEKEIIIDVPLAIKCMLTGFAWPLAALKELAAGELTAKDNEITVSPR; the protein is encoded by the coding sequence ATGCGTCGATTGTTAGCCCTACTCCTTGTCTTGACCCTGTGGCTAGGTTTTACCCCTCTAGCCTCCGCTGATGTGGCAGGACTCGTCCCCTGTAAAGATTCTCCTGCCTTTCAAAAACGCGCTGCCGCTGCTGTGAATACCACTGCTGATCCCGCCTCCGGTCAAAAACGGTTTGAGCGCTACAGCCAAGCTCTCTGTGGCCAAGATGGTCTGCCCCACCTCGTTGTGGATGGTCGCCTCAGCCGTGCCGGTGATTTTCTCATTCCCAGTGTGCTCTTCCTGTACATTGCCGGCTGGATTGGCTGGGTGGGTCGCGCCTACTTGATTGCCGTGCGCAATAGCGGTGAAGCCAACGAAAAAGAAATCATTATTGATGTGCCCCTTGCCATCAAATGCATGCTCACGGGGTTTGCTTGGCCATTGGCTGCCCTCAAAGAGCTGGCAGCGGGTGAACTCACCGCCAAAGATAACGAAATTACCGTTTCTCCGCGCTAG
- the psaJ gene encoding photosystem I reaction center subunit IX translates to MKHFLTYLSTAPVLAAIWMTITAGILIEFNRFYPDLLFHPL, encoded by the coding sequence ATGAAACACTTTTTGACCTATCTTTCCACCGCGCCCGTGCTGGCCGCCATTTGGATGACGATTACCGCTGGGATTTTGATTGAGTTTAATCGCTTCTATCCCGACTTGCTCTTCCATCCCCTCTAA